A region of Peromyscus eremicus chromosome 17, PerEre_H2_v1, whole genome shotgun sequence DNA encodes the following proteins:
- the Tma16 gene encoding translation machinery-associated protein 16 has protein sequence MVGGALAGFPGGSARADGKGILGAGRGRDAERLPGRCWVLGVCPGDRSAPALSHPALWRAPLPKVSFSWWKLCTFASSLITTFLGPPTSALGQVEIHPALGTVSHEPKGLKGKIVGREKKVIHPYSRKAAQITRESHKQDKKERLKTERALRLNLIGDKLQWFHSHLDTKKMRYSKKDACELIER, from the exons ATGGTGGGTGGCGCGCTCGCGGGGTTCCCCGGGGGCTCTGCTCGGGCGGACGGGAAGGGGATTCTCGGAGCCGGGAGAGGCCGGGACGCGGAGCGGCTGCCAGGGCGGTGCTGGGTCCTGGGTGTCTGCCCCGGGGATCGGAGTGCTCCCGCGCTTTCCCACCCCGCCCTGTGGCGTGCTCCGCTTCCCAAGGTCTCCTTCTCCTGGTGGAAGCTCTGCACCTTTGCATCTTCACTAATAACCACATTTCTGggtccacccacctctgccctcGGGCAGGTAGAGATCCACCCTGCCCTGGGCACAGTCAGCCACGAG CCTAAAGGACTGAAAGGAAAAATTGTAGGTcgggaaaaaaaagtcatccaTCCATACAGCAGGAAAGCAGCTCAGATTACAAGAGAGTCTCACAAACAAGACAAGAAGGAGAG ATTGAAGACTGAGAGGGCCTTGCGTCTCAACCTTATCG GTGACAAACTTCAGTGGTTTCACAGTCATCTGGatacaaaaaaaatgagatattCAAAGAAGGATGCCTGTGAATTAATTGAAAGGTAA